TGTACCGTAACCGACGGCAGCGCATGCCGTCAGGAAGCGGGTCCCCCTGCGTCATGCTGCTTGCGCCACCACCACAGTGCCTTCTGGGAAAGCAGTTCCAGATCGCCGCC
This sequence is a window from Deltaproteobacteria bacterium. Protein-coding genes within it:
- a CDS encoding prephenate dehydrogenase/arogenate dehydrogenase family protein, producing GGDLELLSQKALWWWRKQHDAGGPAS